The Fluviispira sanaruensis sequence GTATCAATTTTAGTCAGCTTCCCTTCTTCTTCTCTTTTAAACTTTTCTTTTTTATTTATTTCTGCACTCAAATTAAGTCGATCATTTAGAGGCTTGATTTGGTATTCAATATCTACTAATTTTCTATTTAATTCTTCTGTTTGTTTACCAATAGAATCAATTAACTTTTTATTAATAATAGAAATATCAGAAATAAATAAATCAAACTTTGTGATTTGCTCTTGAAATATCTGTTTTGTATCAATTAAATTGAGTAAATCTAAATCATTTTCTGTAAATTTTTTTATTTGTTTTGTGTCGGAAATAAATTTTTGATTATGCTGAATAACAATTTTTTCATCACTTTCTGCATTATGAAGATCTCTTCTCAAATTAGCTTCTTGAATAGAAAGAGATTCCAATTTAGTAGCATCTTCAACTGTTAAACCACTTTGAAGTCTAATTTTTTCAATCTCAATATTAATTTCAGAAATGAGTAACTTAATTGAATCATAATTTCCTATTTCCTTGATTTGTTCTAATAAATGATCTTCATTTTTTCGTAAACCAAAAATTTGATCAGACATACTATTAATGTGTGACTCTGCATTTCTAACATTATGTAGGTGAAGTTCATATGCTTCTTGAGCTTCACTATCCTGTAATAAAACTGATAGAACAAATTCATTAAGAGTATCTTGACTTGACTTTTCTTCTTCAGATAAACGATTAAGAAATGCCTGTGGAATATATACAATTTGTTTTCCTTCGGGTTTTGAAGATTTTTGTTCCTTTAATTTTTGTATGGTAGTATCTTCCCATACAACTTCAAAATCAAAGTTTGAATTAGAATCAAGTTTGTACCCTTCTCTAGCATCAACACCTAGGCGTTTAGTAACCTCTTTTGAATCAATAGTCTTAGCAGCATAAAACAACAATAAGCTCTTACCTGTTGATTTTCCGCCTATTATTGTAGTCAATTTAGGGTTTATTGAAATGATGTCGCCAGAAAAGAGATTATCTCCAGTATTATCTGAAAATCTAAGACTTTTAATTACTGTATAAGGAAGCTTTTTATCTGGCATATTATCAGCAATAAAAACTCTATCTTCAGGCTCAAAAATTATTTGTCGAAAACCATTGAATGTAGGATCTGCTTTAATCCAAGTATAATTTTTTCCTATATCCTCTATTTTATGTGCATCTGATCCTAAAACAACTGCTTTTTTTATAGAACCTTCAAATCGCTTATTTAAATAAAAGTCTCTATTTTCTTTTTTTCCAAAAAAAAATGATGATTTTTTATCATATTCTTCTGCTAACACAATGCTTCTATCTCTTTGATTTGGTCGCATTGACCCATATCCGTTGCAAGGAAATACAATAAAATAATCTTCATTCACTCTAAAATCTTTTTCTAATTGCTCAAAAAGTTTATTATCATTAATAAATGCACGTTGAAAACCAATTTTTCTTAAATCTTCTAATTTACAATATAATGTTTCTTTATTGGAACCTGTATTTTGAAGTTCTAGTCTATTAAGAAAATCAGTTATTTTTGTAGTCTTTATTTTATCATTGAAAATAATATGAACATTTATTTCATCACTATCTTTATTTTGAGAAGATAGTCTAAATTCAATATTTGCAAATATAGAATGTATATTAGGTAATCTACCCTTGTTTTTATAATCAATTATCTTTTCATATCCTTCAATGCAAAAATAGTTTGTAAATGCAATCGTTTCAATTTCTGAATCTGCTAATTTATTTATGTAATTCTCCCACTTTTCTTCATTACTTGAACCTTGAAATTGATTATTTAAAACATCATCAGGGCCATGGATATGCAAATCACATTTTCGCCAAACAGATCCTTCTGGATATGGAAACTTACTCACTATTTTTTACCTCATTAAACTAAGAAATTTTGATATACATTTACAAATATTTTCTATATCTATAAAAGCTTCTTTCTGAAATATTTAATAATTTACATATATCAGATATAGAAGATTCATTTTTATTATATAAAGCAATAGCTGCTTTAATTTTGTCTGGAGAAACCGCTTTAGGTCTTCCTCCTAACCTACCTCTTGAACGTGCAGCCGCAAGGCCTGCTTTTGTTCTTTCTTTGATGATATTGCGTTCTAGCTCTGCAAATGCACCTGTCACATGGAAAAAAAATTTTCCAGTTGGACTTGTAGTATCAATATTTTCAACAATGCTTTTGAAACAAAGTTGTTTATTATTAAGCTCATTAACAAATGATATTAAGCTAGATAGTGTTCTGCCAAGACGATCTAATCTCCATACGACTAAAGTATCACCAGGTCGCATATAATTTATTGCGTCATTTAAACCTTTTCTCTCAATTTTTGCTCCGCTAGCAATATCTGAGAATATCTTTTCACTTCCAGATTTAGTAAGTGCATCATTTTGCAAGTTGCAAGATTGATCAGCATTTGAAACTCTTGCATATCCAATGTGCATAAAAGCCTCCTAGATATTTTGCAAAATTTAAAATTATGTCATAACTCATCTATTGTGAGAGTTTATGGCAGAATGATTTTGGCATCTGTTTTGGCACAAAAATATCCGCGAAAAAGCATACTTACCCGATAATACATTTCTACTGCCAAAAACCAAGGTTTATGTCAGGTATTTTGAGGTAACAATATACATGCTTAATTTTGAGGACACTGCATATCCGAGATTCAAAAAATCATATTCAGAAAGTGAATTGCAAAAGTTATTTTATCCAAGTGAGGAAGAAATAGAATTTTGTAAAAATAACTCTACAGGTGAAAAACCACTTCTATGTATGCTTCTTCTATTAAAAAGCTTTCAAAATATTGGTTATTTTATTCAGCTTAATGAAATTCCAGAGAATATAATAAAATTTATTGTTGAAAAATCAAATTTTAAAGGAACAATTAATGAATTGATCCATGGATATCAGGATTCAGGTTCAAAAAGAAGACATGTTAAATGTATAAGAGAATATTTAAATACAAAACAATTTAATAATGGCGGAAATGATTTACTTGAAAAGGTTTTGCCTGAAATGGCATTAATTAAGCATGAACTTATAGATTTAATAAATATTAATTTGGAATATCTTGTTAAAGAAAGATTTGAGATTCCTGCTTTTAGAACTATTCATGATATTTGTAAAT is a genomic window containing:
- a CDS encoding TrlF family AAA-like ATPase, whose amino-acid sequence is MSKFPYPEGSVWRKCDLHIHGPDDVLNNQFQGSSNEEKWENYINKLADSEIETIAFTNYFCIEGYEKIIDYKNKGRLPNIHSIFANIEFRLSSQNKDSDEINVHIIFNDKIKTTKITDFLNRLELQNTGSNKETLYCKLEDLRKIGFQRAFINDNKLFEQLEKDFRVNEDYFIVFPCNGYGSMRPNQRDRSIVLAEEYDKKSSFFFGKKENRDFYLNKRFEGSIKKAVVLGSDAHKIEDIGKNYTWIKADPTFNGFRQIIFEPEDRVFIADNMPDKKLPYTVIKSLRFSDNTGDNLFSGDIISINPKLTTIIGGKSTGKSLLLFYAAKTIDSKEVTKRLGVDAREGYKLDSNSNFDFEVVWEDTTIQKLKEQKSSKPEGKQIVYIPQAFLNRLSEEEKSSQDTLNEFVLSVLLQDSEAQEAYELHLHNVRNAESHINSMSDQIFGLRKNEDHLLEQIKEIGNYDSIKLLISEINIEIEKIRLQSGLTVEDATKLESLSIQEANLRRDLHNAESDEKIVIQHNQKFISDTKQIKKFTENDLDLLNLIDTKQIFQEQITKFDLFISDISIINKKLIDSIGKQTEELNRKLVDIEYQIKPLNDRLNLSAEINKKEKFKREEEGKLTKIDTFLKQLESCRKQLQHSIFDLKTKILDIFNSYKSIQVDFKKYESKLDDIVLNIQVQLNGKDFVDSLVECLGKTILKREGFISSEDDLYTFDPQLHFNFVNKFIDDICLGNIKLLKKFSISDCIRAISKNRYNLNFKITYQNDPLSKMSPGKKGLTLLRLLINLSERQWPILLDQPEDDLDNRSVYADLVSFIRKKKNERQIIIVTHNPNLVVGADAEQIIIANQSGQEANRENKTHKFEYVSGSIENSFETPEAQGILYKMGIREHVCDILEGGTEAFRKREAKYQK
- a CDS encoding recombinase family protein gives rise to the protein MHIGYARVSNADQSCNLQNDALTKSGSEKIFSDIASGAKIERKGLNDAINYMRPGDTLVVWRLDRLGRTLSSLISFVNELNNKQLCFKSIVENIDTTSPTGKFFFHVTGAFAELERNIIKERTKAGLAAARSRGRLGGRPKAVSPDKIKAAIALYNKNESSISDICKLLNISERSFYRYRKYL